The sequence below is a genomic window from Syntrophus gentianae.
AAATGACGGAAATGACGGTTTTTCTGATACACCACATCCCCACACAACACACATGCAAGGAAATTTTAAATGAAAGAGTGGATAATACTAAAAGATACAGCACCTTATAACGATGATACAGAAATCAAAAATGGTTCGGATCACTCAACAGCCAGTCAAGGAATGACGGTTTCAAATTCCACCCCCCACGACCAGGGGGCCATATTGGATGCAATACTTCGGGAAACAATCCAGGATATTCAGGCTGGGGACCGATGGAAGACCACCCCGGAAGTAATGGAGATAGAGAGCGCCATTCACGAGACGTATCAAGGAGTTTTAAAAGGAACACGAAGCATTTCAGAATTTCGGACCCTTTGCAATCAGTGGCGAATCGTGGGAAGCCGTTAAGAAGGAAAACGGATTGCAAAATTATCGTGGTATTCCATTTTTCCAAAGATTTTTTTCAATCAAATCTAGTGAACGTTTGCGGTTCGGTGACCCGTATGCATTTTACCACCTTGGAAGGACCCGTGTTTCTTGGAGAGAATACAGCGGACCAGGTAAGTTTTATGATATGCAGTAAAGACTTTTTTGCGCTAATTTTACCATTCATTCCGCCCAAAATCCCAAAATCCCACATCATATTAAATACTTCGGAGGCAAAAACCGCGAGTTCGGTGACCCGTACACATTCTAACCCCCCGGAAGGACCCGCTTCTTTCTGAATGGATCATGACATGCAAAATCAAAGAGGAGTACCAAATTGAACATTCTTAATTTTCTTGAAGCAGATGGGATTTTCTTGACGAGAAAAACAAACAGCGAGTATGCCGGATCGTGTCCGTTTTGTGGCACGGGAAAGGACCGCTTCATAGTGTGGCTGCACCATATTTCAAAGGGGGGACCATCCGGGGGGCGGTATTGGTGCCGACAATGCGGAAAGAAAGGCGACCTAATACAGTATTTAAGAGAACGGCGGGGGTTACCCTTCAAGGAAGCGTGTGAACTCGCGGGGCATACCGTGAGAGATTCTTCGAACATCAAACGAAACATGGCATCGAACAGTAAGGGATGGACCCCCAAGAAAATTATAGCGCCTTCGTCAACATGGCAGGAAAGAGCGCTTGCCTTTCAGCAAAGGGCATCAAATTGCCTTTGGACAAGAGGTAATACATGCCTTGCCTTTCTTGGTCACCGGGGGCTTAAGGATGATACGATCAAAGAGGCCGGTCTAGGCTGGAATCCGAAAGATCTTTATGAGGATCGGAATTTGTGGAATTTGCCCGATAAGTTAGGGGATGATGGAAAGGCCACGAGGTTAAAGATACCAAAGGGCCTTGTCATCCCATACTTTATGGAAAAGGAAATTATCCGCTTGCGGATCAGAAGGCCACACGAAGAACCGCGCTATTGGATTGTGGCCGGATCAGATACAACACCCTTGACCATCGGCAAAGAAAGCGGCGCGGTGGTAATTGTGGAAAGCGATCTTGACGCGCTTTTACTCGGCCAGGAAGCCGGGGACATGGCCTTGATGGTTTCCCTTGGGTCCGTGGTGAAACGTCCCGATAAAGGGCTTCATACATGCTTAAAACGGGCAAATATTATCTTGAACGCCCTGGACTATGACCAGGCAGGGGCAAAAGAAGCATGGGGTTTCTGGCAACGGACTTACG
It includes:
- a CDS encoding CHC2 zinc finger domain-containing protein, which encodes MNILNFLEADGIFLTRKTNSEYAGSCPFCGTGKDRFIVWLHHISKGGPSGGRYWCRQCGKKGDLIQYLRERRGLPFKEACELAGHTVRDSSNIKRNMASNSKGWTPKKIIAPSSTWQERALAFQQRASNCLWTRGNTCLAFLGHRGLKDDTIKEAGLGWNPKDLYEDRNLWNLPDKLGDDGKATRLKIPKGLVIPYFMEKEIIRLRIRRPHEEPRYWIVAGSDTTPLTIGKESGAVVIVESDLDALLLGQEAGDMALMVSLGSVVKRPDKGLHTCLKRANIILNALDYDQAGAKEAWGFWQRTYGNKLKRWPVPTGKDPGEAFQAGIDLREWIEAGLDGDISPHP